From Anabrus simplex isolate iqAnaSimp1 chromosome 11, ASM4041472v1, whole genome shotgun sequence, a single genomic window includes:
- the LOC136883285 gene encoding uncharacterized protein, giving the protein MSPTVKQCCCGCSLKTGTIIIGVICVVGAVFGLIYSIVKTSLFQLMTPEMARQQNITEDGREVYNLVMKAEKYTNIVAAVFEAIGLILSVLLIFATRRENPRLMKPWLICSIITMVLVEVLYLVIMIIFFLYVSLGAGVTVLFAAATYGVVGAYMIIVVDSHRRELLDQRRPGKM; this is encoded by the exons ATGTCTCCCACCGTGAAGCAGTGTTGTTGTGGGTGTTCGCTCAAAACAGGCACCATCATTATCGGCGTCATTTGTGTG GTGGGGGCTGTTTTTGGACTGATCTACTCCATCGTGAAGACGTCTCTATTTCAACTGATGACTCCAGAGATGGCCAGACAACAAAATATAACTGAAGATGGTCGAGAAGTTTACAATCTTGTAATGAAAG CCGAAAAGTACACGAATATTGTCGCAGCAGTCTTTGAGGCCATAGGGCTGATTCTCAGCGTACTCCTGATCTTCGCCACAAGAAGA GAAAACCCTCGCCTGATGAAACCATGGCTCATATGCTCCATTATCACAATGGTCTTGGTGGAAGTTCTCTACTTGGTGATCATGATCATCTTCTTCCTGTACGTGAGCTTGGGCGCGGGTGTGACCGTCCTCTTCGCAGCAGCCACATATGGAG TCGTTGGAGCCTACATGATCATCGTGGTGGATAGTCACCGGCGAGAACTGCTGGACCAAAGAAGACCAGGCAAGATGTAG